A stretch of Geitlerinema sp. PCC 9228 DNA encodes these proteins:
- the hisIE gene encoding bifunctional phosphoribosyl-AMP cyclohydrolase/phosphoribosyl-ATP diphosphatase HisIE, with translation MSATENTSQSQAIPVDRIRYNESGLVPAIVQDYLDGTVLMMAWMNRESLQKTLESGETWFWSRSRQEFWHKGETSGHIQKVRSLRYDCDSDTLLVGVEQVGDIACHKGERSCFHQVDSEVVPPPADTLSQVFSVISDRRDRPQENSYTCKLLAGGDNKILQKIGEESAEVVMACKDDDREAIASEAADLFYHTLVALAYHNVDLRDVYRQLQKRRR, from the coding sequence ATGTCTGCAACCGAAAACACCTCTCAATCACAAGCCATCCCCGTCGATCGCATTCGCTACAATGAAAGCGGTTTGGTACCAGCCATCGTTCAGGATTATCTCGATGGAACCGTCTTGATGATGGCGTGGATGAACCGCGAATCCTTGCAAAAAACGTTAGAGTCTGGGGAAACCTGGTTTTGGAGTCGTTCCCGCCAGGAATTTTGGCATAAAGGCGAGACTTCCGGACACATTCAAAAAGTGCGATCGCTGCGTTACGATTGCGATAGCGATACCCTGCTGGTGGGGGTGGAACAAGTGGGCGATATTGCCTGCCACAAAGGGGAACGTAGCTGTTTTCACCAGGTAGACAGCGAAGTCGTACCACCACCAGCCGATACCCTATCGCAAGTATTTTCCGTTATTAGCGATCGCCGCGATCGCCCTCAAGAAAATTCTTATACGTGCAAGCTGCTAGCTGGTGGCGATAACAAAATTTTGCAGAAAATTGGCGAAGAATCCGCCGAAGTGGTGATGGCTTGCAAAGATGACGACAGGGAAGCGATCGCTTCCGAAGCCGCCGATTTATTCTACCACACCTTGGTCGCGTTAGCCTACCACAACGTAGACCTGCGGGACGTATATCGCCAACTGCAAAAACGTCGCCGCTAG